A region from the Acyrthosiphon pisum isolate AL4f chromosome A1, pea_aphid_22Mar2018_4r6ur, whole genome shotgun sequence genome encodes:
- the LOC100158993 gene encoding importin subunit beta, with amino-acid sequence MSDEEVVQITSLLERTISTDKEELNQIQKFLEHAAQTNLPGFLKTLSNVLLYSVNNPVARIAAGLQIKNHITSKDEAVKVQMKQRWLSFTEQDRLFIKENIFKALGTESRPSSAAQCVANVAIIELPLNLWPGLIALLAANVTDPNSSDVLRESSLETIGYICAETDRDVLKAESNTVLTAIVHGMTQPNSHVCLAATTALYNSLEFTKGNFEKKNERDYIMEVVCKATQSTETQIKVAALQCLVKIVSLYYEYMELYMTTLFPITLHAIKSELDEEALQGIEFWSSIAEEEAEIVYERQCQEQPNDKKLMLYAEGALEFIIPVLMEKLTKQEEGDDDDDWNPCKSAGVCIMLLATCCQSNIVQHVIPFINSNISNPDWRFRDASVMTLGSILGGLDQNALKSLLEPNIPVLIHLMYDSSVAVQDTSAWTFGRIFEFVPDLIINSSCLNDVLGVFIKGLKSEPRVATNICWAFSSLAQATGEDMNVLTPYFDYIVQGLLETTERGDGMRSNLRSAAYEALMDMIKCAPADCYETVKSTTLIVLSRLNQIINLQSMNEDCLDMQGLLCATLQSVIRKMSGEDVEKIADAIMNALLVMLSTSKDSGLQEDALMAISPLIENIGKGFNKYMEYFKTYLFIGLQNNMEFQVCLAAIGLVGDLSRALREDLAPYCDQIFSLLFETLSNNTVNRNLKPQILSSFGDIALGIGSEFKKYLDHVLNALVQVAQLQLDPNDAEIVDYLNELREGVLAAYIGIVQGLKGEGYTPNQDVYLLEQHLPFMVRYMISICSDPNAHPGILKSCCGLVGDLCTAFGAKACPVLDNGEVHELLYKGRQSTDVTAKSLARWSAKELQKIKTFAM; translated from the coding sequence TTTTGGAGCGCACGATTTCCACCGACAAAGAAGAATTGAATCAAATACAGAAATTTTTGGAACATGCAGCGCAAACGAATCTCCCAGGTTTTCTCAAAACTTTATCTAATGTCTTACTTTATTCCGTCAACAACCCGGTCGCTCGCATCGCCGCCGGCCTTCAAATCAAAAACCACATTACATCGAAAGATGAAGCGGTTAAGGTTCAGATGAAACAGCGTTGGTTGTCTTTCACTGAACAAGACCGtctttttattaaagaaaacatATTCAAAGCACTTGGCACAGAGAGTCGGCCTAGTTCTGCTGCTCAGTGCGTTGCTAACGTCGCCATTATTGAGTTACCGTTGAACCTTTGGCCCGGTCTTATTGCCTTGTTAGCAGCAAACGTCACTGATCCAAACTCGTCTGACGTTCTCAGAGAGTCTTCTCTAGAGACTATCGGTTATATATGTGCCGAGACCGACCGTGACGTATTAAAGGCCGAGTCCAACACTGTTCTGACGGCTATTGTTCATGGAATGACCCAACCTAATAGTCATGTTTGTTTGGCAGCCACTACTGCTCTTTATAATTCTTTGGAATTTACAAAAGGAAATTTCGAAAAGAAAAATGAACGTGATTACATAATGGAAGTTGTATGTAAGGCAACTCAATCAACTGAAACTCAAATTAAGGTCGCTGCACTTCAATGTCTCGTTAAAATTGtttctttatattatgaatacatgGAACTGTATATGACAACACTGTTTCCAATTACACTACATGCTATTAAATCAGAATTGGATGAAGAAGCACTACAGGGTATTGAATTTTGGTCTAGTATTGCTGAAGAAGAGGCTGAAATTGTGTATGAAAGACAATGTCAAGAACAACCTAATGACAAAAAACTTATGTTGTACGCTGAAGGTGCATTGGAATTCATAATACCTGTTTTAATGGAAAAACTTACAAAACAAGAAGAAggtgacgatgatgatgattgGAATCCATGTAAATCAGCTGGTGTTTGTATAATGTTACTAGCTACTTGTTGTCAGAGCAATATTGTTCAACATGTAATTCCATTCATAAATAGTAATATCAGCAATCCAGATTGGCGTTTTAGAGATGCTTCAGTGATGACACTAGGATCAATTCTTGGTGGTCTAGACCAGAATGCGTTAAAAAGTCTATTAGAACCTAACATTCCTGTTCTTATACATTTGATGTACGATTCTAGCGTGGCCGTTCAAGATACATCTGCATGGACATTTGGCCGCATATTTGAGTTTGTACcagatttaatcattaattcTTCTTGTTTAAACGATGTACTTGGAGTATTTATTAAAGGTCTTAAATCTGAACCCCGTGTCGCCACAAACATTTGCTGGGCTTTTAGTAGTCTTGCACAAGCCACTGGAGAAGATATGAATGTCTTGACTCCATATTTTGATTACATTGTTCAAGGCCTACTTGAAACCACTGAAAGGGGTGATGGTATGAGATCAAATTTGAGGTCTGCTGCATACGAAGCTCTTATGGATATGATCAAGTGTGCACCTGCTGATTGTTATGAAACTGTTAAAAGTACAACATTAATCGTACTTAGTCGGTTGAACCAAATAATCAATTTACAATCCATGAATGAAGATTGTTTGGACATGCAAGGACTGTTATGTGCAACATTACAAAgtgttataagaaaaatgagtGGTGAAGATGTAGAAAAAATTGCTGATGCCATTATGAATGCTCTTTTAGTAATGTTGAGTACTAGCAAAGATAGTGGTTTACAAGAAGATGCATTAATGGCTATAAGTCCTCTGATAGAAAATATTGGAAAAGGATTCAATAAGTACATGGAATATTTCAAAACATACTTATTTATTGGTTTGCAAAATAATATGGAATTCCAGGTATGTTTAGCTGCCATTGGTTTGGTAGGCGATTTGTCTCGAGCTCTCCGTGAAGATTTAGCTCCGTATTGCGATCAAATTTTTTCTTTACTTTTTGAAACATTAAGCAACAATACTGTTAACCGGAACTTAAAACCACAAATTCTGTCATCATTTGGAGATATAGCTCTTGGCATTGGCTCAGAATTCAAGAAGTACCTAGATCATGTTTTGAATGCGTTGGTTCAAGTAGCACAACTTCAGTTAGATCCCAATGATGCAGAAATTGTCGATTATTTAAACGAACTTCGTGAAGGTGTATTGGCTGCTTATATTGGTATTGTACAAGGGCTGAAAGGTGAAGGATATACACCCAATCAGGATGTTTATTTACTGGAACAACACTTGCCATTCATGGTTCGATATATGATATCTATTTGCTCTGATCCTAATGCACATCCAGGAATATTGAAGAGTTGCTGTGGTCTTGTCGGAGACTTGTGCACAGCGTTTGGTGCTAAAGCATGTCCGGTTCTAGACAATGGAGAAGTACATGAACTTCTATACAAAGGACGTCAATCCACTGATGTTACTGCCAAAAGTCTAGCCCGTTGGTCTGCGAAAGAACTTCAAAAAATCAAGACCTTtgcaatgtaa